The Myroides fluvii region TTGCATCGATTAAACGAATGTTTTTCATCTCCCCACTTGCTTCTACGTGTTCATAGGTAAATGGTGCGTACATATCATTCATTTCCGTTTCCAGATTCGCTTGGATTGGCTCCTCTTCTTGGGTGCGTTTCCAATCGGTATCGATTTCTTTTTTGAATGCCGCTCTAATTTCCTCATCTAAAGCATCGGTTAAAACACCGATTTCTTTTAAGTAAGCGCGGTAATTTTCAACTGGATCTTTCTTCTCCCACATGTCCATCAACTCCTGTGGAACGTATTTCGTACCACTCGCCTCTTCGTGTCCTCTTCTTCTAAAAGTCAAGAACTCCACCAATACGGGACGTGGGTTTTCGCGCATTGATTTTGCCAATGCGTCAATCTTTGTATAGACTTCCAAAATGTCATTTCCATCGATGATGTGGCTTTCCATTCCATACCCAATGCCGCGATCAGCTAAGTGCTCACAACGGTATTGTTCGTTTGTTGGCGTTGATAAACCATATCCGTTATTCTCGATAACAAACAACACGGGTAAATCCCAAACAGAAGCTACGTTTAAGGCTTCGTGAAAATCTCCTTCTGAAGTTGCGCCTTCTCCTGTAAATACAGCGGTAATTTTCTTTTCTTCACGCAATTTATGAGCTAAGGCGATTCCGTCTGCCACACCTAATTGTGGACCTAAATGCGAAATCATCCCTACGATATTAAACTCTTGGGTACCGAAGTGGAACGAGCGATCTCTTCCTTTTGTAAAACCTTCTCCTTTTCCTTGCCATTGTGAAAACAAACGGTACAACGGAATATCTCTAGAGGTAAAAACACTTAAATTACGGTGCATAGGCAACACATACTCATCGTTCTCTAAAGCAGCTACAATACCGACCGATATTGCTTCTTGCCCAATTCCAGAAAACCATTTCGACACTTTTCCTTGACGGATTAAAATAAGCATCTTTTCTTCAATCATTCTTGGTTTCAATAGCCTTTTATACAGCTCAACTAACGTTTGATCCGATAGGTCTTTTCGGTTATAATCTATATGTTTCATAATTGGTTTTAAAGGGCACTAAAATAAAGCTTAAATAGGAACTCTACAAACTAATTTGCACAACATTTTGCCACTAAATTTTCACCTCCTTTTCCAAGGAAGTTATTTCCTTCTTCACTCCTTCTTCACTCCTTCTTCAATTTTGCATTCAACAAGCACCAGAAGAAACAAAACAACTGATTCTTAAACTTTTAGACTCTTAAAGCTTATCCTTTGGATTAAAATTCGTATCTTGGAGAATCGAATGTTAAACTTTAATTTTTTATTATGGGAAAAGGAGATTTAAAAACAAGAAGAGGGAAGATTGTAAATAAATCATATGGTCGTAGAAGACCGAGAAAGGCTAACAAACCTACTTCTTCTAAAGGATAATAAATAGAAAAAACAAAGCGGATATCTCAAAAAGACATCCGCTTTGTTTTTTATTGCCCTTGTGATTTACTTTCTTTTACAAGTCTGATTCCCTTCAATGCGAAGAGAAGAATGAATCGTTTTAATTTGATTTTCTTTTCTTAACGTTGGGTTTGTTTTGATGATATACTTTGCATTAACTGCTCCAATTTTTTCTGAAATGGAAGAAATATACTTTAAGATTGTTGCTGTTATTTCATAAGGCAGCTTCATTGATACTATCATTTGATACTATCACAAAGTTAAACATTTAATTCATCAGTGATGCCTAATCATATAAAATTAGGAAGAATACGGGGGCGCGGATTTAAGGTTGTAATCCGTGCCTTTTATATCCTATAAACAATACTTGATAGCGAAGATTGCACTCGAGGCATCAGCCGAATGGAACGAAGTCAAATTCGCGCGATCCGAGATTAGTATCCACATAAATAATCGCATCAATCCGCTTTTAAACTGTTTAAGATGAGTTCGTTTAGACTTTGTTTCTGGCTTTTGTATTTTTTAAAAACCTGATGAATTTCTTCTTTGGTATAATGATTCACAATAAACGCTGCTAACTTAGGTTCTGCAATATAATTGTAACCAGCATATTGCCCCAAATTCAATACAGCATTTAAGAAATTTTTGGCGTTAAATTTATGTATTTCCTCAGCATATAAATAGATAATACTTTGAGGAACATTACGATCTAAAACCTCTAGCATTTTTTTATAATTCTGTTCATAATAAAGTATTTTGAAATATAAATCTGCATAATCAGTACTTTCTGCATAACAGGAGAAACTATTGCGCAAAGATGATAAAACCTTTATTCTAAACCTGGATACTAACATTTCATCGTCTAAATGTTCTACAATAAACAAATAGTCTTCTATAGTAGGATCTAATAGAAAATGATCTGCCTTAAGTTGAGCTAACCCTTGGTAATTTTCATTCACTCTATATAGCTCATCAAGTAAATTAATATAAGGTACATTATAATACGGATTATAATTTGAAGCGATAATTTCTTTACAATACTTTGCAGTTAGATCCCTATCATAATCAACTAAATGCTCTAATAACAGTAGATTATATTTATTTTCATACCTGATAGGCTCAAATAACCTATAGTGATCTTTAAAGGTATCAGTCTCTATTGAGATAGCTAGAAAAAAGTATAATTGCTCTACTTCGACCTTTCGTTTTTTATTCTTATTGTATTCAAGTAATTTAGTTATTTCAATAGAAAATACTTGTTTAATACTAGGATTGCTGTTTTGGGTATATATTTTAGCTAATAATTCCAGGGTTATCGTCTCTAGGTGGAAATCACTTTGATCATAAAGCTTAATAAACAACTGTTTTACTATATTTTCTTGTGTAGTATGATCTTTAATATTTACAAGAGCTAAACTGTAAAAGTCGACAAGTTTAACTATAAAAGTTTCAATTCGCTTTGAGGTATAGTTCACTCGATTTCCTAGGAAATACATTCTTTTCATACTGTAGTGATACAAGTCAAATACACTAGACTGACCAATAGATACCAACATAAAATCTTGAACGGGCTTCAACGCTAAGGCCAGTAAATCCACATACTTTTTTATGTCTTTTGCATCAGCTGATTTTCGTTTTCCGAACACCGCTTTATGCACATCATC contains the following coding sequences:
- a CDS encoding alpha-ketoacid dehydrogenase subunit alpha/beta, yielding MKHIDYNRKDLSDQTLVELYKRLLKPRMIEEKMLILIRQGKVSKWFSGIGQEAISVGIVAALENDEYVLPMHRNLSVFTSRDIPLYRLFSQWQGKGEGFTKGRDRSFHFGTQEFNIVGMISHLGPQLGVADGIALAHKLREEKKITAVFTGEGATSEGDFHEALNVASVWDLPVLFVIENNGYGLSTPTNEQYRCEHLADRGIGYGMESHIIDGNDILEVYTKIDALAKSMRENPRPVLVEFLTFRRRGHEEASGTKYVPQELMDMWEKKDPVENYRAYLKEIGVLTDALDEEIRAAFKKEIDTDWKRTQEEEPIQANLETEMNDMYAPFTYEHVEASGEMKNIRLIDAISEGLKQSFEKHPELIIMGQDIAEYGGAFKVTDGFVEQFGKGRIRNTPICESSIVSAAMGYSINGGKAIMEMQFADFVSTGFNPIVNYLAKVHYRWNEKADVVVRMPCGGGTQAGPFHSQTNEAWFTKTPGLKVVYPAFPIDAKGLMNTAINDPNPVIFFEHKQLYRSIYQDVPSNYYTIPFGQAALVKEGADVTIVSFGAGVHWALETLEKHPEIKADLIDLRTLQPLDTETVYKSVKKTNKVIILQEDTLFGGIASDLSAMIMENCFEHLDAPVKRVGSIETAIPFVKALEDQYLPKGRFETALLDLLAY
- a CDS encoding 30S ribosomal protein THX, translating into MGKGDLKTRRGKIVNKSYGRRRPRKANKPTSSKG